One window of the Parcubacteria group bacterium genome contains the following:
- a CDS encoding DUF87 domain-containing protein, which translates to MFDPAPSQPQALPQPRTAAPYEPQTESELIASEKTLAEGEIKIRDIIAPASMRVVPDHLELNGLFVRTLFVATFPRYINVGWFSPVINLSATMDIALFFYPVSSDIILNQLKKKVGNLEAQLIEDKEKGAPRDPLRETALRDIEQLRDAITQGVEHFFQHAVYVTLYAHDQKELNALTEKVELLFGSKLIATRRSLWQAEQGFNSTLPLANDELGVSANLNTSPAASSFPFVSSDLTSDSGILYGINRHNNSLILFDRFSLPNANSVVFATSGAGKSYAVKLEVLRSMMMGTDVIIIDPEREYEHLSEAVGGTYVNISLSSEAKINPFDLPRAIADATSTSDIIRSGVIALKGLVRLMLGELSNAEDSIVDRALLETYAKKDITPASDLGSIAQAPLMQDFSEVLSGMEGGQGLSERLKKYTEGTFAGLLNNPTNVDMSNQLVVFSVRDLEDELRPMAVYTIVNYIWNVVRSSLKKRILVIDEAWWLMQHDDSAKFIFALVKRARKYFLGVTTITQDVNDFLGSPYGQAIVTNSALQLLLRQSPASIDNVVKTFLLTEGEKYLLLEGSVGEGIFFAGNKHAAIKVIASYTEDQIITSDPRQLLEIEQSKKEFARQNAASAAPEVPGQAAPPEPQAAHPTIPQ; encoded by the coding sequence ATGTTTGACCCCGCGCCATCACAACCCCAAGCCCTGCCGCAGCCCCGTACGGCGGCTCCCTACGAGCCCCAGACCGAGTCCGAGCTCATTGCGAGCGAAAAAACGCTCGCCGAGGGGGAGATAAAAATCCGGGACATCATTGCTCCGGCATCCATGCGCGTTGTTCCCGACCACCTGGAGCTGAACGGGCTTTTCGTGCGCACGCTCTTTGTGGCCACGTTTCCGCGGTACATCAACGTGGGGTGGTTTTCGCCGGTCATCAACCTCTCGGCAACTATGGACATTGCCCTGTTCTTCTATCCGGTTTCAAGCGACATTATCTTAAACCAGCTCAAAAAGAAGGTGGGAAACCTGGAGGCCCAGCTCATTGAAGACAAGGAAAAGGGCGCGCCCCGCGATCCCTTGCGCGAGACCGCCCTGCGGGACATTGAACAGCTTAGGGATGCCATTACTCAAGGGGTTGAGCATTTTTTCCAGCACGCGGTGTACGTCACGCTGTACGCGCATGACCAAAAAGAGCTCAATGCGCTCACCGAGAAAGTGGAGCTTTTGTTCGGCTCAAAGCTGATAGCCACGCGCCGGAGCCTGTGGCAGGCCGAGCAGGGTTTCAACTCAACCCTGCCGCTCGCGAACGACGAGCTCGGCGTGTCCGCGAACCTGAACACGAGCCCTGCCGCTTCGTCGTTCCCGTTTGTTTCAAGCGACCTTACGAGCGATTCCGGCATTTTGTACGGCATCAACCGGCACAACAACTCTTTGATCCTGTTTGACCGATTCAGCCTTCCGAACGCGAACTCCGTGGTGTTTGCCACAAGCGGCGCCGGCAAGAGCTATGCCGTAAAGCTGGAGGTGCTGCGGAGCATGATGATGGGCACGGACGTGATCATCATTGACCCGGAGCGCGAGTACGAACACCTGTCAGAGGCCGTGGGAGGCACGTACGTGAACATTTCCCTTTCATCTGAAGCGAAAATCAACCCGTTTGACCTGCCGCGGGCAATCGCGGACGCGACCTCCACCTCGGACATCATCCGCTCCGGCGTGATTGCCTTGAAAGGGCTGGTGCGCCTCATGCTTGGCGAGCTTTCCAATGCCGAAGACTCAATTGTGGACCGCGCTTTGCTTGAGACCTACGCCAAAAAGGACATTACGCCGGCGAGCGACCTGGGGAGCATTGCGCAAGCGCCCCTGATGCAGGATTTTAGCGAAGTGCTTTCGGGCATGGAGGGCGGGCAGGGGCTTTCCGAGCGCCTCAAGAAGTATACCGAGGGCACGTTTGCGGGATTGCTCAACAACCCCACAAACGTGGATATGTCCAATCAGCTCGTCGTATTCTCGGTGCGGGACTTGGAGGATGAACTGCGGCCCATGGCCGTGTACACTATTGTGAACTACATTTGGAACGTGGTGCGCTCGTCCCTCAAAAAGCGGATCCTGGTGATTGATGAGGCCTGGTGGCTCATGCAGCACGATGACAGCGCAAAATTCATCTTTGCCCTGGTCAAGCGCGCCCGCAAGTACTTCCTCGGGGTCACGACCATCACCCAGGACGTGAATGACTTTTTGGGCAGCCCCTACGGCCAGGCCATTGTCACGAACTCGGCCCTGCAGCTCCTGTTGCGCCAGTCGCCCGCGTCCATAGACAACGTGGTCAAGACGTTCCTGCTCACCGAGGGCGAGAAGTATCTGCTCCTTGAGGGCAGCGTGGGGGAAGGGATCTTTTTTGCGGGCAACAAGCACGCGGCCATCAAGGTGATTGCTTCGTACACCGAAGATCAGATCATCACGAGCGACCCCAGGCAGCTCTTGGAGATTGAGCAGTCCAAAAAAGAGTTTGCCCGCCAAAATGCGGCAAGTGCAGCGCCCGAGGTACCCGGCCAAGCTGCTCCCCCGGAGCCGCAAGCCGCACATCCGACAATTCCGCAGTAA
- a CDS encoding ComF family protein encodes MHQTIRSSFAGLLDLLFPLACLACAAEGAWLCTACENGIPAILANHCPFCEAKTPFGNACPGCRPRHALDGAISCIPYAHPTVQSLIHAWKYNGVSEVTVHLARFVERSLVKARRAALAAAKQSLESGMSAQGLRRLSAAPPLLAGVDVLLQPIPLHPKREKERGFNQALLLARELAGTGTNRAMGKLLARVKKTSAQAKLSGVDRSTNMAGAFALVASEYRRAAGKHVVVVDDVITTGRTMEEAARLLKNAGAASVWGLTVAYGHPVHA; translated from the coding sequence ATGCATCAGACGATACGCTCATCTTTCGCTGGTCTGCTTGATCTCCTGTTCCCCCTCGCCTGCCTCGCCTGCGCGGCCGAGGGCGCGTGGCTGTGCACTGCATGCGAGAATGGGATTCCGGCGATTCTTGCGAATCACTGCCCGTTCTGCGAAGCAAAAACCCCGTTCGGCAATGCGTGCCCAGGCTGCAGGCCGCGGCACGCGCTTGACGGGGCGATTTCGTGCATTCCGTACGCGCACCCCACGGTCCAGTCCCTGATCCACGCGTGGAAGTACAACGGCGTGAGCGAGGTGACCGTGCATCTCGCTCGGTTTGTGGAGCGCTCTTTGGTGAAAGCCCGCCGAGCGGCCCTAGCCGCAGCAAAACAGTCCCTTGAAAGCGGCATGTCCGCGCAAGGCCTGCGCCGGCTCTCTGCCGCTCCTCCGCTCCTTGCGGGCGTTGATGTTCTTCTTCAGCCCATACCCTTGCACCCCAAGCGCGAAAAAGAGCGCGGGTTCAACCAGGCTCTACTCCTGGCGCGCGAGCTTGCGGGAACGGGCACAAACCGCGCCATGGGGAAACTTCTCGCCCGCGTAAAAAAGACGTCTGCCCAGGCCAAGCTTTCCGGGGTTGACCGGAGCACGAACATGGCGGGCGCATTTGCATTGGTTGCAAGCGAGTACCGCCGCGCAGCGGGAAAGCACGTGGTGGTGGTTGATGATGTGATCACCACCGGCAGAACCATGGAGGAAGCGGCCCGGCTCCTCAAAAACGCGGGCGCCGCATCCGTGTGGGGGCTGACTGTCGCCTATGGCCATCCGGTGCATGCGTAG
- a CDS encoding ATP-dependent Clp protease ATP-binding subunit, with protein MQNLFSSKCTTHLKQVLSKVSATTEPISVVHLLDALAAEKGSIAAELLNKSFKRQSENSGQSAAASLESSLEYRGQKNSAPVERAALATKTHLLPDAVTRSLVKAVQISHQHGHRYIGTEHLLSSIIVLGLKEANLWLLERNMRKALLEKNLRIVLESTAKFPDLTAVFRDEGEAPAVGSAKPTALEYFGRELTSQSAQKDIDPLIGREREITRLVHILCRRHKNNPLLLGEAGVGKTAIVEGLAKRIAEGEVPAVLANKKIISLDLGAMVAGTMYRGEFEARLKQAIETAEKDKNVILFIDEIHTVIGAGAAMGSLDAANMLKPALARGALSVIGATTLEEYKKHIQGDSALERRLAPIAVDEPSLAETREVLLGIKKNYETYHNVDISIDAIDAAIEFSNRFLPDRLQPDKSIDLVDEAASSVKVERTANAAWKKVRQLERELVDIQERKKAAVSREDYSEAINAKRREAETQGAHHALLAAMRESSGERITVTREHVAGVVSALAHVPLGLLTEDEREKLQRLEEDLGTVIVGQDEALAKIASLIRRSRTGVSDPNRPAASLLFMGPTGVGKTETARQLAAVLFGSSGRMIGLDMSEYAEPYSISKLIGSPAGYVGYRDQNAFSDKVRAQGHAVILLDEIEKAHPEVLNMLLQILEEGQLRDATGRAVNFRNSIIIMTSNTGQEAFNQAARLGFHSEQALEVDEAEVRGELKERFRPEFLNRIDATIIFKPLTREVCRAIVAQHLGKLNERLGRAGVRVEADSEAIGHVVAKGYQAETGARGIRRYFQDRIEAEIARLLLAQAPTPKSPRSIVIDASDDTLIFRWSA; from the coding sequence ATGCAAAACCTTTTTTCATCCAAGTGCACCACGCATCTCAAGCAGGTGCTCTCAAAAGTCTCGGCAACAACCGAGCCAATTTCCGTTGTGCATCTCCTGGACGCGCTCGCCGCGGAAAAAGGCAGCATTGCGGCAGAACTCCTGAACAAATCATTCAAACGCCAAAGCGAGAACAGCGGCCAAAGTGCGGCGGCCTCTTTGGAGAGCTCCCTAGAGTACCGCGGCCAAAAAAATAGCGCGCCCGTTGAACGCGCGGCACTCGCAACCAAAACGCACCTTTTGCCCGATGCTGTCACCCGCAGCCTGGTGAAAGCCGTGCAAATCAGCCACCAGCATGGGCACCGCTACATTGGCACCGAGCATCTCCTCTCAAGCATCATAGTACTTGGCCTTAAGGAAGCAAACCTTTGGCTTTTAGAGCGCAACATGCGCAAGGCGCTCTTGGAAAAAAATCTCCGCATCGTGCTGGAGAGCACGGCAAAATTTCCGGACCTCACGGCCGTGTTCAGGGATGAGGGGGAAGCCCCGGCGGTCGGGAGCGCCAAACCCACGGCGCTTGAGTACTTCGGGCGGGAACTCACGAGCCAGAGCGCGCAGAAAGACATTGACCCGCTCATTGGCCGCGAGCGCGAGATAACGCGGCTCGTGCACATTTTGTGCCGCCGCCACAAGAACAACCCCCTGCTCCTGGGCGAAGCCGGCGTGGGAAAAACCGCCATTGTGGAAGGTTTGGCAAAACGCATTGCCGAGGGCGAAGTGCCCGCAGTGCTCGCCAATAAAAAAATCATAAGCCTGGACCTGGGGGCCATGGTTGCGGGAACCATGTACCGCGGCGAGTTTGAGGCGCGCTTGAAGCAGGCCATTGAAACTGCGGAAAAAGACAAAAACGTCATACTCTTCATTGATGAAATACACACCGTCATCGGCGCGGGCGCCGCAATGGGCTCCCTGGACGCGGCGAATATGCTCAAGCCCGCGCTCGCGCGCGGCGCGCTCTCCGTGATCGGCGCAACCACGCTTGAGGAGTACAAAAAGCACATCCAGGGCGATAGCGCCCTGGAGCGCAGGCTCGCGCCCATTGCGGTGGATGAGCCGAGCCTTGCCGAAACGCGCGAGGTGCTCTTGGGCATCAAAAAAAATTACGAAACCTACCACAACGTGGATATCAGCATTGATGCCATTGACGCGGCCATTGAATTCTCCAACCGCTTCCTGCCGGACCGGCTGCAGCCCGATAAGTCCATTGATCTCGTGGATGAGGCCGCCTCAAGCGTAAAAGTTGAACGGACCGCAAACGCGGCCTGGAAAAAAGTCCGGCAATTGGAGCGCGAGCTTGTGGACATCCAGGAGCGCAAGAAAGCCGCCGTTTCCCGGGAGGACTACAGCGAAGCAATCAACGCCAAGCGCCGCGAAGCCGAGACCCAAGGAGCGCACCATGCGCTGCTTGCCGCTATGCGGGAGTCGTCCGGAGAGCGCATAACCGTTACGCGCGAGCATGTGGCAGGCGTGGTGAGCGCACTCGCGCACGTCCCGCTCGGTCTGCTTACCGAGGACGAGCGCGAAAAACTCCAGCGCCTGGAGGAAGATCTGGGAACAGTGATTGTGGGCCAGGACGAGGCGCTCGCCAAAATCGCAAGCCTCATCCGCCGCTCGCGCACCGGAGTCTCGGACCCGAACCGCCCCGCCGCATCGCTCCTGTTTATGGGCCCGACCGGAGTCGGCAAAACCGAAACCGCGCGCCAGCTTGCAGCCGTGCTCTTCGGCTCATCCGGCCGCATGATCGGCCTGGACATGTCCGAGTACGCAGAGCCCTACAGCATCTCAAAACTCATCGGCTCTCCGGCCGGGTACGTGGGCTACCGGGACCAAAACGCGTTCTCGGACAAAGTCCGCGCCCAAGGGCACGCCGTGATCCTCTTGGACGAGATAGAAAAAGCGCACCCCGAAGTGCTGAACATGCTGCTGCAAATCCTTGAGGAAGGCCAGCTGCGCGACGCAACCGGAAGGGCGGTGAATTTCAGGAACAGCATCATCATCATGACCTCAAACACGGGCCAGGAAGCGTTCAACCAGGCGGCCCGGCTCGGATTCCACTCGGAACAGGCGCTTGAAGTGGACGAGGCTGAAGTGCGTGGAGAGTTGAAAGAGCGGTTCAGGCCCGAATTTTTGAACCGCATAGACGCAACCATCATCTTTAAGCCGCTCACGCGGGAGGTGTGCCGCGCCATCGTGGCACAGCACCTGGGCAAGCTCAACGAGCGGCTCGGCCGGGCGGGCGTCCGCGTGGAAGCGGATAGTGAAGCCATTGGGCATGTGGTGGCCAAAGGGTACCAGGCCGAAACCGGCGCGCGGGGCATACGCCGCTACTTCCAGGACCGCATTGAGGCTGAAATCGCGCGCCTCCTGCTCGCGCAAGCGCCAACGCCTAAAAGCCCGCGCAGTATTGTGATTGATGCATCAGACGATACGCTCATCTTTCGCTGGTCTGCTTGA
- a CDS encoding thioredoxin domain-containing protein: MGQSRVIASILGAGLVVMLLFSVDLWRNRSAEKAQFDFTGATRPTEYRESPARGAANPAAVMYEYADFSCTHCADFQAVLSRILAKYPNEARIVWKDFPFLSQSSKDAAVAARCAAQQGKFWEYQNWLFANQGDFSPSALLEGAARLGLDEARFTECRSDDTIPALVERDFAEGRALGITETPTLVIGGVALVGAQPFEEVERVLMPFLSNGN; encoded by the coding sequence ATGGGGCAGAGCCGCGTCATTGCGAGCATCTTGGGCGCAGGGCTTGTCGTGATGCTTTTGTTCAGCGTTGACCTATGGCGCAACCGCAGTGCGGAAAAGGCGCAATTTGATTTTACCGGCGCAACGCGCCCCACAGAATATCGCGAAAGCCCGGCAAGAGGAGCGGCCAATCCGGCCGCAGTTATGTATGAGTACGCTGATTTCAGCTGCACGCACTGCGCGGATTTCCAGGCCGTGCTTTCGCGCATCCTTGCCAAATATCCGAACGAGGCCCGGATCGTGTGGAAAGATTTTCCGTTCCTCTCGCAATCGTCAAAGGACGCGGCAGTTGCGGCGCGGTGCGCCGCGCAACAGGGTAAGTTCTGGGAGTACCAGAATTGGCTTTTTGCGAACCAGGGTGATTTTTCGCCTTCCGCGCTTTTGGAGGGCGCGGCCCGCTTAGGGCTTGATGAAGCCCGCTTTACGGAATGCCGCTCGGATGATACCATACCTGCCTTAGTTGAACGCGATTTCGCCGAAGGCCGGGCATTGGGAATTACCGAAACCCCGACCCTGGTGATCGGGGGAGTCGCATTAGTCGGGGCGCAACCCTTTGAGGAGGTGGAACGGGTGTTGATGCCTTTCCTCTCCAATGGAAACTAA
- the radA gene encoding DNA repair protein RadA: METKLYICSHCDSQYPKWQGQCDECGKWGTVQEASGGAGSADRAAVTSIDATRAVARFSTGMHEVDMVLGGGLVAGSLILLAGDPGIGKSTLVLQAIAGFARHHKGGVLYVAGEESPEQIGMRISRLGVSAERIQFVTDTRTRAAIAAIKKYKPALVIIDSIQTTVDQSIASEPGSVTQLRASAAQFLQCAKQTAIPIILIGHVTKAGALAGPQLLAHMVDVVLYLEGDRLHEYRLLRSTKNRFGPTNQVGVFSMTDKGFIEVKNPSQLFLEGGGGSKPGSVVSVIMEGTRPFLIEIQALTNKTSYGYPKRAASGFDVSRLELLLAVLQRRADLKLDNQDVFLNVVGGLRVKDPSLDLAASLAIASSLSNQAMPEKSIALGEVGLSGEVRPAAHLETRLAEARRLGFTSCFVPASASTPDGAGIHPVRDVPEALLALGIQKKR; this comes from the coding sequence ATGGAAACTAAACTATATATATGCTCGCACTGCGATTCCCAGTACCCCAAGTGGCAGGGACAATGTGATGAGTGCGGCAAGTGGGGCACTGTCCAAGAGGCTTCCGGGGGAGCGGGATCCGCTGATCGCGCGGCAGTTACGTCAATTGACGCAACCCGCGCGGTAGCCCGTTTTTCAACGGGCATGCATGAGGTGGATATGGTGCTCGGCGGGGGTTTGGTCGCGGGCAGCCTCATCCTCCTCGCCGGGGACCCAGGGATAGGCAAATCAACGCTCGTCTTGCAGGCCATTGCCGGGTTTGCCCGCCACCACAAGGGCGGCGTTTTGTACGTGGCCGGCGAAGAGTCGCCCGAGCAGATAGGGATGCGCATATCGCGCCTAGGGGTCAGCGCAGAGCGAATTCAATTTGTCACGGACACGCGCACCAGAGCGGCCATTGCGGCAATCAAGAAGTACAAACCTGCGCTTGTTATCATAGATTCAATCCAGACCACCGTTGACCAATCAATCGCTTCAGAACCAGGCAGCGTTACCCAGCTTCGCGCGAGCGCCGCGCAATTTTTACAGTGCGCCAAACAGACTGCTATCCCCATCATCCTTATTGGCCACGTCACCAAAGCGGGCGCCCTTGCCGGGCCCCAGCTGCTCGCGCACATGGTGGACGTGGTGCTGTATCTGGAAGGGGACAGGCTGCACGAGTACCGGCTGCTGCGCTCCACCAAGAACCGCTTCGGCCCCACCAACCAGGTAGGCGTGTTCAGCATGACGGACAAAGGGTTTATTGAAGTCAAAAATCCTTCGCAGCTGTTTTTAGAGGGCGGCGGAGGCAGCAAGCCCGGGTCAGTGGTGAGCGTGATCATGGAGGGAACCCGGCCGTTTTTGATAGAGATCCAGGCGCTCACCAACAAAACCTCCTACGGATACCCCAAGCGCGCGGCAAGCGGGTTTGATGTGTCGCGCCTGGAACTTTTGCTCGCGGTACTGCAGCGCCGAGCCGACTTGAAGCTGGATAACCAGGATGTATTCTTGAACGTGGTCGGCGGCTTGCGCGTCAAAGACCCATCTCTTGATTTGGCGGCAAGCCTTGCCATCGCATCATCCCTCTCAAACCAGGCCATGCCGGAAAAGTCAATCGCGCTCGGGGAGGTGGGGCTTTCCGGGGAAGTGCGGCCTGCGGCTCATCTTGAAACGCGCCTTGCCGAGGCTCGGCGGCTCGGCTTTACCTCATGTTTTGTGCCCGCGAGCGCGTCAACGCCTGATGGCGCAGGCATTCATCCGGTCCGCGATGTGCCGGAAGCGCTTCTCGCACTTGGCATACAAAAAAAGCGCTGA
- the recG gene encoding ATP-dependent DNA helicase RecG gives MHLSTPISSLTRVGAVTATRLARLDIGSVLDLLQHYPTRYEDYSARLSTAELSEGAQGTLYGTVARIESKKTKRLRMQITEAEIDDGNGTLRVVWFNSPYITQTIKENDRIAIAGTVEADFSGWVMKNPQFEKVDNQKAAVHTSRLVPIYPLTAGLTQKQVRFLVSQALEAAKEMPDVLPHAVSEQEKLVGKREAIINIHLPEHAGAYLAARTRLAFEELFIIQLLTERSRSELAQARAPKIPFNEKATKELVASLPFELTRDQRKAAWKILQDMEKGAPMNRLLQGEVGSGKTVVAAIAALNAASSGFQTSLMAPTEILALQHFQTVSRLFPKHVVALLTNKRHRLSTDRAATQTGIKKMISDGLVAITIGTHAIIQKDVSFNALGLVIIDEQHRFGVEQRKQLKDKTAGDVPHLLSMTATPIPRTLALTLYGDLDITTIRHMPVGRKPIATRVVDEEHRPKAYQFIKQHIANGEQAFVICPLIEESDALGVASATDVYGKLRKNALKDTPIGLLHGKLASAEKERVMDAFRSGALSVLVATAVVEVGVDVPNASIMVIEGADRFGLSQLHQFRGRVGRGERQSYCFLFSDSESPETKKRLQKFVQARDGFEIAELDLQLRGPGTRYGTEQSGRFTDLKIATLADSGLLERTREAAKKLLADDPALKRHPLLAAELLRQSRELHFE, from the coding sequence GTGCACCTCTCAACTCCCATCTCTTCTCTCACGCGGGTGGGAGCCGTTACCGCGACCCGGCTCGCCCGGCTTGACATTGGGTCGGTGTTGGATTTGCTTCAGCACTACCCCACGCGCTATGAGGACTACAGCGCGCGGCTTTCCACGGCCGAGCTTTCTGAAGGCGCGCAGGGAACGCTGTACGGGACAGTTGCGCGCATAGAGAGCAAAAAAACGAAGCGCTTGCGGATGCAGATCACCGAAGCCGAGATTGATGACGGGAACGGAACCTTGAGAGTCGTGTGGTTCAACTCTCCCTACATCACCCAAACAATCAAGGAGAACGACCGAATCGCCATTGCCGGAACCGTTGAGGCTGACTTTTCGGGCTGGGTCATGAAAAATCCGCAGTTTGAAAAGGTTGACAACCAAAAAGCAGCGGTGCACACATCCCGGCTCGTGCCCATTTACCCGCTGACCGCGGGCTTAACCCAAAAGCAAGTCAGGTTTTTGGTGAGCCAGGCCCTGGAAGCGGCCAAAGAAATGCCGGATGTTCTGCCGCACGCTGTCAGCGAACAGGAAAAACTGGTTGGCAAGCGCGAGGCGATCATCAACATCCACCTGCCGGAACATGCCGGCGCATACCTTGCCGCCCGCACGAGGCTCGCGTTTGAAGAGCTTTTCATTATACAGCTTTTGACGGAACGCTCCCGCAGTGAACTCGCCCAAGCGCGCGCCCCGAAAATTCCTTTCAACGAGAAAGCGACAAAGGAACTGGTCGCCTCGCTCCCGTTTGAACTCACCCGCGACCAGCGCAAAGCAGCCTGGAAAATCCTGCAGGACATGGAAAAAGGCGCCCCAATGAACCGGCTCCTTCAGGGCGAAGTCGGCAGCGGCAAAACCGTTGTTGCGGCCATTGCGGCGCTGAACGCGGCTTCTTCGGGCTTCCAGACCAGCCTCATGGCGCCAACCGAAATTCTTGCGCTCCAGCACTTCCAGACTGTTTCCAGGCTGTTTCCGAAACACGTGGTTGCGCTTTTGACCAATAAGCGCCACCGGCTCTCAACCGACCGCGCCGCGACCCAAACTGGCATTAAAAAAATGATTTCAGACGGCCTGGTTGCCATAACCATTGGCACGCATGCCATCATCCAAAAAGACGTTTCTTTCAACGCGCTCGGACTGGTGATCATAGACGAACAGCACCGCTTCGGCGTAGAGCAGCGAAAACAGCTGAAAGACAAGACCGCCGGCGATGTGCCGCACTTGTTGTCCATGACCGCAACCCCCATCCCCCGCACCCTTGCGCTGACCTTGTACGGGGACTTGGACATCACCACCATCCGGCACATGCCTGTCGGACGGAAACCAATCGCCACGCGCGTTGTTGATGAAGAGCATCGGCCAAAAGCATACCAGTTCATCAAACAGCACATCGCTAACGGCGAGCAGGCGTTTGTCATCTGCCCGCTGATAGAAGAATCAGACGCGCTCGGCGTTGCGTCCGCAACCGATGTATACGGCAAGCTCCGCAAAAATGCTCTGAAAGATACGCCCATCGGGCTCTTGCACGGCAAACTCGCAAGCGCGGAAAAAGAACGGGTCATGGATGCGTTCAGATCCGGAGCGCTTTCCGTGCTGGTCGCAACCGCAGTGGTTGAGGTTGGCGTTGACGTGCCCAATGCTTCCATTATGGTGATTGAGGGCGCGGATAGGTTCGGGCTCTCGCAGCTGCACCAGTTCCGCGGCAGGGTGGGCAGGGGAGAGCGCCAGTCCTACTGTTTTTTGTTCAGTGATTCGGAGTCGCCGGAAACAAAAAAGCGCCTGCAGAAGTTTGTGCAGGCCCGCGATGGGTTTGAAATCGCGGAGCTTGACCTCCAGTTGCGCGGGCCGGGAACGCGCTATGGCACCGAGCAGTCCGGCAGGTTCACTGATTTGAAAATCGCAACGCTCGCGGACAGCGGGCTTTTGGAGCGCACCCGCGAGGCAGCCAAAAAACTGCTTGCGGACGACCCCGCGCTTAAACGCCACCCCCTGCTTGCTGCAGAGCTTCTCCGCCAATCCCGGGAGCTGCATTTTGAATGA
- a CDS encoding PrgI family protein has protein sequence MAPQFVVPQFIDVEDKIIGPITTRQFIIGIVAILLVFAAYKLADTALFALEAVLILGAYALIAFIKINGQPFYRFALSIVRSAVRSQLRVWSKQYVAPARPKEQGALGEVEALPAYKPRMRSRALSELTLLVDTGGKYRPEEILAQSRENQNKHAKE, from the coding sequence ATGGCGCCCCAATTCGTGGTACCCCAATTCATAGACGTGGAAGACAAGATCATCGGGCCCATCACCACCCGGCAGTTCATTATCGGCATTGTTGCCATACTCTTGGTGTTTGCCGCGTACAAGCTCGCTGATACTGCCTTGTTCGCGCTTGAAGCCGTTCTCATCCTTGGGGCGTATGCCCTCATTGCATTCATCAAGATCAACGGCCAGCCTTTTTACCGGTTTGCGCTCTCAATCGTGCGGTCAGCGGTCCGTTCGCAGCTCCGCGTATGGTCAAAGCAGTACGTTGCTCCGGCGCGCCCCAAAGAACAGGGCGCACTAGGGGAAGTTGAAGCGCTTCCCGCGTACAAGCCGCGGATGCGTTCCAGGGCGCTTTCTGAACTTACGCTCCTGGTTGACACCGGGGGAAAATACCGGCCCGAGGAAATCCTGGCGCAATCCCGCGAGAACCAAAATAAACATGCCAAAGAGTAA